One genomic window of Bradyrhizobium sp. B124 includes the following:
- a CDS encoding STN domain-containing protein: MAASLESVRTPATVDFDIGSQPLVSALDAYSAVTGLQVVYDATLAGGRRAQAVKGSMTPDMALQLLLEGTGLVAVYAAANAFTIVPAATAPQTASMRGFMPYLAAVQSSVEEAFCRSALTAPGGYRIKFRFWIGHAGEVLQPQLLGSTDDSARDQAIAALLRAVVIGRPPPPDMPQPVMMAVSPRPPSETGDCAARDPRRPGLVAR, encoded by the coding sequence ATGGCCGCAAGCCTTGAATCAGTTCGGACGCCGGCAACGGTCGACTTCGATATTGGCAGCCAGCCTCTGGTCTCCGCGCTCGATGCCTACAGCGCGGTCACCGGTCTTCAGGTCGTTTACGACGCCACACTGGCTGGGGGACGCCGCGCACAGGCCGTCAAGGGATCGATGACGCCCGACATGGCGTTGCAGCTCCTGCTCGAGGGAACCGGTCTGGTTGCAGTCTATGCCGCGGCGAACGCCTTCACGATTGTGCCTGCGGCCACTGCGCCGCAGACGGCGTCGATGCGTGGCTTCATGCCGTATCTTGCGGCCGTCCAGAGCAGCGTCGAGGAGGCATTCTGCCGGTCCGCGCTGACCGCGCCGGGCGGCTATCGGATCAAGTTCAGGTTCTGGATCGGGCATGCCGGCGAGGTGCTGCAGCCCCAGCTGCTCGGCTCGACCGATGACAGCGCGCGTGACCAGGCGATCGCCGCCCTGTTGCGTGCTGTCGTGATCGGCCGGCCGCCGCCTCCGGACATGCCGCAGCCGGTCATGATGGCGGTTTCGCCGCGGCCGCCTTCCGAGACCGGCGACTGTGCCGCGCGTGACCCAAGGCGCCCGGGACTGGTCGCGCGATGA
- a CDS encoding sigma-70 family RNA polymerase sigma factor, which yields MTETTSTTLRQVLVERYDELRRRLARRLGDERARETLHETWLHLRDKNGSGVVDSPIGYLLRSALNLAISRERQETRRLKRFEVQPMLEIADAAPGPEREVESREQIAHLEQVLEELTPRRRTILLASRLEGTPLREIAARLGVSQRLVELELKAALEHCAKRFNKKVTRRFGPAPRETS from the coding sequence ATGACGGAAACCACTTCGACCACGCTTCGGCAGGTGCTCGTCGAGCGCTACGACGAGCTTCGCCGCCGCCTCGCGCGGCGTCTCGGCGACGAAAGAGCCCGCGAAACCCTTCACGAGACGTGGCTGCACCTTCGCGACAAGAACGGCTCGGGCGTGGTGGACAGCCCGATCGGCTATCTGCTGCGCAGCGCGCTCAATCTTGCGATCAGTCGCGAGCGCCAGGAGACGCGCCGCCTCAAGCGGTTCGAGGTGCAGCCGATGCTCGAGATCGCCGACGCGGCGCCCGGCCCGGAACGCGAGGTCGAATCGCGGGAACAGATTGCGCATCTGGAGCAGGTGCTTGAGGAACTCACGCCGCGCCGCCGGACGATCCTGCTCGCATCCCGCCTGGAGGGCACGCCGCTCCGGGAAATCGCCGCGCGTCTCGGGGTTTCGCAGCGTCTGGTGGAGCTTGAGCTGAAAGCTGCGCTCGAGCATTGCGCCAAGCGCTTTAATAAAAAGGTCACAAGGCGTTTCGGTCCGGCACCGCGGGAAACGTCCTGA
- a CDS encoding FecR domain-containing protein, whose product MTRSDEPSEELTAIESEALARVQRLGSGQATRRDIEETRHWGSQSSAHSEALAQASLLWDQLGPAGANLLKRRGDSMLADVRRQPRMTRRAMLGGALATSAAAYLVVSPPMQLWPSLQDVMADYRTAAGEQRKLTIDGGVKVTLNTGTSVNVQSGDSSQDRIEILTGEAVIAAASASREVRVVAGDGEMSARQAQFNVRHEPRSTCVTCLDGEVRVTRHSSVAALHAGQQVSYAALGLAAPMSVDPAEVTAWRDGMLIFHDAPLGNVVTEINRYRSGKVMVTNAELERRLVNGRFRIDNVDGILTMFQQIFGAKARHLPGGIVLLS is encoded by the coding sequence ATGACACGTAGCGACGAACCGTCGGAGGAGCTGACCGCGATCGAGAGCGAGGCGCTTGCGCGCGTCCAGCGGCTTGGTTCGGGGCAGGCTACCCGGCGGGACATCGAGGAAACCCGGCATTGGGGAAGCCAGAGCAGCGCCCATTCGGAGGCGCTGGCGCAGGCCAGCCTGCTCTGGGATCAGCTCGGCCCGGCCGGCGCCAACCTGTTGAAGCGGCGCGGCGATTCCATGCTGGCGGACGTCCGGCGGCAGCCGCGCATGACGCGGCGGGCGATGCTCGGAGGCGCGCTGGCGACGTCGGCCGCCGCCTATCTCGTGGTGTCGCCACCGATGCAGCTGTGGCCGTCGCTGCAGGATGTGATGGCGGACTATCGCACCGCCGCCGGCGAGCAGCGCAAGCTCACGATCGATGGCGGTGTCAAGGTGACGCTGAACACCGGAACCAGCGTCAATGTTCAGTCGGGCGACAGCAGCCAGGATCGCATCGAGATCCTGACCGGGGAAGCCGTGATCGCGGCAGCCTCCGCGAGCCGCGAGGTGCGCGTGGTGGCCGGCGACGGCGAGATGAGCGCGCGTCAGGCGCAGTTCAACGTCCGTCATGAGCCGCGCAGCACCTGCGTGACGTGCCTCGATGGCGAGGTCCGGGTCACCCGTCACAGCTCCGTCGCGGCGCTGCATGCGGGGCAACAGGTCAGCTATGCAGCGCTTGGTCTCGCGGCGCCCATGTCAGTCGATCCCGCCGAGGTGACAGCCTGGCGCGACGGAATGCTGATTTTTCATGACGCTCCGCTCGGCAACGTCGTGACGGAGATCAATCGTTACCGGTCGGGCAAGGTCATGGTGACGAACGCGGAATTGGAACGCCGTCTCGTCAACGGCCGGTTCCGCATCGACAACGTCGATGGCATCCTGACCATGTTCCAGCAAATCTTCGGCGCGAAAGCGCGACATCTGCCCGGCGGCATCGTGCTGCTGAGCTGA